A genome region from Scleropages formosus chromosome 6, fSclFor1.1, whole genome shotgun sequence includes the following:
- the LOC108932029 gene encoding junctional adhesion molecule B-like isoform X1, protein MGAGEILNFWALNLFVLSGVLSGAWDVQYPKNEVCAVRGSTVVIPCTYVYPGKNHVQKMWCHHHKNCIDTKYVCHSRDINVSPEYKGRAECLGNEHQNCSLKVKNITDTDAGKYRFRFITNSNQWTGQDGVTLTITELRVSMKSLNKNGKIREGDSFNLTCATKGCSLSQSEFIWVKDKERLLETHSTLQFINVSCRHKGNYSCALKGGGDRSEEFQLDIQVPSCPETSNSSLISIIVGTLLTVLAVVLVLLIYFKRKKNPEEDRERKTQVSNDSTTPVTTGHKQEGISEEDEVSYASVQFLKKKPPERSERSERQSHNDGVIYSSVSHYANV, encoded by the exons ATGGGAGCTGGAGAGATATTGAACTTCTGGGCTCTGAATCTGTTCGTCTTATCTG GTGTCCTGAGTGGTGCATGGGATGTACAGTATCCAAAGAATGAAGTGTGTGCAGTGAGAGGATCTACTGTAGTCATTCCCTGTACATATGTTTATCCAGGGAAAAACCATGTGCAGAAAATGTGGTGTCATCATCATAAGAATTGTATTGACACCAAATATGTGTGTCACAGTAGAGACATAAATGTTAGTCCAGAGTACAAAGGCAGAGCAGAGTGTTTGGGGAATGAACATCAGAACTGCAGTCTGAAAGTAAAGAACATTACAGACACAGATGCTGGAAAGTACAGATTCAGATTTATCACTAATAGCAACCAATGGACTGGTCAAGATGGAGTCACACTAACTATTACTG AATTAAGAGTGTCGATGAAGTCcttgaataaaaatggaaaaataagagAAGGAGATTCATTTAATCTAACTTGTGCCACAAAGGGCTGCTCTCTCAGCCAATCAGAGTTCATCTGGGTTAAGGACAAAGAGCGCCTCCTAGAGACACACTCCACACTGCAATTCATTAATGTCTCCTGCCGGCATAAAGGAAATTACTCCTGTGCTTTAAAAGGTGGAGGAGATAGATCTGAAGAGTTCCAGCTGGACATTCAAG TGCCTTCCTGTCCAGAGACTTCAAATTCATCACTGATATCTATTATAGTGGGGACACTGTTGACTGTCCTGGCTGTAGTTCTTGTGCTGCTCATTTACTTTAAGAG GAAGAAGAATCCAGaagaagacagagaaagaaaaacacag GTTTCCAACGACAGTACTACACCTGTGACCACAGGCCACAAACAGGAAGGTATATCTGAGGAGGACGAAGTCAGTTATgcttctgttcagtttttaaagAAGAAACCACCAGAGAG GTCTGAAAGAAGTGAGCGGCAGAGCCACAATGATGGGGTTATCTACAGCTCTGTGTCTCA ttatgcAAACGTCTAG
- the LOC108932029 gene encoding junctional adhesion molecule B-like isoform X2: MGAGEILNFWALNLFVLSGVLSGAWDVQYPKNEVCAVRGSTVVIPCTYVYPGKNHVQKMWCHHHKNCIDTKYVCHSRDINVSPEYKGRAECLGNEHQNCSLKVKNITDTDAGKYRFRFITNSNQWTGQDGVTLTITELRVSMKSLNKNGKIREGDSFNLTCATKGCSLSQSEFIWVKDKERLLETHSTLQFINVSCRHKGNYSCALKGGGDRSEEFQLDIQVPSCPETSNSSLISIIVGTLLTVLAVVLVLLIYFKRKKNPEEDRERKTQVSNDSTTPVTTGHKQEGISEEDEVSYASVQFLKKKPPERSERSERQSHNDGVIYSSVSHKGQ; encoded by the exons ATGGGAGCTGGAGAGATATTGAACTTCTGGGCTCTGAATCTGTTCGTCTTATCTG GTGTCCTGAGTGGTGCATGGGATGTACAGTATCCAAAGAATGAAGTGTGTGCAGTGAGAGGATCTACTGTAGTCATTCCCTGTACATATGTTTATCCAGGGAAAAACCATGTGCAGAAAATGTGGTGTCATCATCATAAGAATTGTATTGACACCAAATATGTGTGTCACAGTAGAGACATAAATGTTAGTCCAGAGTACAAAGGCAGAGCAGAGTGTTTGGGGAATGAACATCAGAACTGCAGTCTGAAAGTAAAGAACATTACAGACACAGATGCTGGAAAGTACAGATTCAGATTTATCACTAATAGCAACCAATGGACTGGTCAAGATGGAGTCACACTAACTATTACTG AATTAAGAGTGTCGATGAAGTCcttgaataaaaatggaaaaataagagAAGGAGATTCATTTAATCTAACTTGTGCCACAAAGGGCTGCTCTCTCAGCCAATCAGAGTTCATCTGGGTTAAGGACAAAGAGCGCCTCCTAGAGACACACTCCACACTGCAATTCATTAATGTCTCCTGCCGGCATAAAGGAAATTACTCCTGTGCTTTAAAAGGTGGAGGAGATAGATCTGAAGAGTTCCAGCTGGACATTCAAG TGCCTTCCTGTCCAGAGACTTCAAATTCATCACTGATATCTATTATAGTGGGGACACTGTTGACTGTCCTGGCTGTAGTTCTTGTGCTGCTCATTTACTTTAAGAG GAAGAAGAATCCAGaagaagacagagaaagaaaaacacag GTTTCCAACGACAGTACTACACCTGTGACCACAGGCCACAAACAGGAAGGTATATCTGAGGAGGACGAAGTCAGTTATgcttctgttcagtttttaaagAAGAAACCACCAGAGAG GTCTGAAAGAAGTGAGCGGCAGAGCCACAATGATGGGGTTATCTACAGCTCTGTGTCTCA CAAAGGTCAGTGA